The window GCCGATGTAGAGCACGGTGGGCTTTCCCGCGGAGGCGAGCGGCTGACCGCCCCGGATGGTCTCGGGCAGGCCGCCGGCCAGGATGCCGCTGCCCCCGGCGCCCACCGCGGAGATGGTCGATGCCGGCACCGAGGTCAGCCGGCTCACCACGGCCGCCGATGCGGTCGTCGCCGAGCCGGACTTGCCCTTGTGGTTGATCGCCACCACCGCACCGATGACGGCAACGATGGCCAGGACGACGACCACGCCGATGACGGTCAGTGCCCGCCGGCGCTGGCGCAGCCGCTCCTCCTCGACCCGAGCCGCCGCGGCCTTCTCGCGGGCGGACGCCGCCTGTCCCTGCCGGCGGCTTCGGTTGGTCTCCCGCCCCATGTCGAGCGCTACTCCCGGATCGGGTCCAACGGCCGCAACAGGTACGCCGCCAGGATCGTGAGGAACAGCAAGAACGTCACGATGTGTACGCCCGTGCAGTAGATGCAGATCGACTTGATCTTCACGACCTCGGCGTAGACCAGGTAGGAGACCATCCCGATCCCGGCGACCCCGGCTGCGAGGCGGAGCCGGTCGAGCCAGATGTTGGCGACCCGCCAGGCCCACGGGCTCACGAGCGCGACCATGACGACGTAGTAGATGAGCCCGGCGAGCGCGACCGGGATGTGCCCGAACAGCTCCGACCAGGAGCTCGTCGTCACCTTGGCGCAGTCGATCTTCCCCGAAGCCGGGCAGCCGGCGAAGCTGGTCGAGCCGCTGAAGTGCTGGATGGTCAGGTAGATCGAGAGGCCGAGCCCGATCAACGACAGCGGGAACGTGACCGGTGCGGCCCAGCGGACGTTGGGCCCGCTCGGGACGGAGCGAACCGGCGCGGCCGCCGTGGCCGGAGCCGGTCTCGAGGTCCGGGTCTTGGTAGCGGCGCCGCCGCGGGACCTAGCCACCGAGCTGACTCTGGATGGTGGTGATCATCGGCGACAGGCAGACGCTGGCCGGCTGGTTGTTGGTCATCGAGCAGATCGTCGCTGTCGTCACGTTGGCCTCACCGTCGATCGCCTTCGCGATCTTGCTGTTCGGGTTGTTGAGCTGCGCGGCCACCTGGCTCTGGGTCAGGCCGGCGAGCAGGCCCGGGTCGTAGCTCTGCGAGGTCTGGACGTACTTCCCACCGTAATCGATGAACGGGAACGCGGGTGGGTTGCCGGTGTACTTCTCCCACAGCGCCGCCTCGGCGTTCGTCGGGTTCACCAGCGTGGCCTTCGTCCGCGTCTCGTTCTCGATCGGGACGAAGGTCAGGTACTTGCTGGAGTAGCTCGACTTGTAGAAGCTCCAGGTCGGCGTGTTGGGATCGACGTCGGTGCTGGACGAGCTGATCTCGTTCAGGTGCTTGAAGGTGCCGAACCGTGACAGTGCCTGGATCAGCGGCCAGCGCTCGGCCCCGCAGTACGGGCAGAACTCGGCGCCGATGAACA is drawn from Mycobacteriales bacterium and contains these coding sequences:
- a CDS encoding vitamin K epoxide reductase family protein; protein product: MARSRGGAATKTRTSRPAPATAAAPVRSVPSGPNVRWAAPVTFPLSLIGLGLSIYLTIQHFSGSTSFAGCPASGKIDCAKVTTSSWSELFGHIPVALAGLIYYVVMVALVSPWAWRVANIWLDRLRLAAGVAGIGMVSYLVYAEVVKIKSICIYCTGVHIVTFLLFLTILAAYLLRPLDPIRE
- a CDS encoding DUF929 family protein; this translates as MGRTTNKQRRQNQATTAREKAALARQQHQRDAQRRRAMAVISTVVVIAVAAVVVAVVAINHKGKQSAAGNRVAANAATLQTLTSVSAATLNKVALGSDKLAPKKVSDPALTSGGKPEVLFIGAEFCPYCGAERWPLIQALSRFGTFKHLNEISSSSTDVDPNTPTWSFYKSSYSSKYLTFVPIENETRTKATLVNPTNAEAALWEKYTGNPPAFPFIDYGGKYVQTSQSYDPGLLAGLTQSQVAAQLNNPNSKIAKAIDGEANVTTATICSMTNNQPASVCLSPMITTIQSQLGG